A part of Fibrobacter sp. UWR4 genomic DNA contains:
- a CDS encoding deoxyribonuclease IV, translated as MLHIGCHLSSSDGFLAMGKTALSIGADTFQFFTRNPRGGAAKPFDKNDAAKLVELMETNQFAPILAHAPYTLNACAADAGLRQFAEDVMADDIFRMDHFPGAMYNFHPGSHVKQGADVGIDFISSMLNRLLKPAQKTTVLLETMAGKGSEVGRTFEEIRAILDRVELKDKMGVCLDTCHVFDGGYDIVDHLDDVLGEFDKVIGLNKLKAIHLNDSKNPMGSHKDRHEVIGGGFIGLEALVRVVNHKSLRELPFYLETPNELPGYAAEIKLMRENYR; from the coding sequence ATGCTCCATATTGGTTGCCACTTATCCTCTTCGGACGGTTTTCTCGCAATGGGTAAAACCGCCCTTTCTATTGGTGCGGATACTTTCCAGTTCTTTACCCGAAATCCCCGTGGGGGAGCGGCAAAGCCTTTCGACAAGAATGACGCGGCTAAGCTTGTGGAACTGATGGAAACGAATCAATTCGCTCCTATTTTGGCTCACGCTCCCTATACCCTGAATGCCTGTGCCGCTGATGCGGGCTTGCGTCAGTTTGCGGAAGATGTGATGGCCGATGATATTTTCCGTATGGATCATTTTCCGGGGGCCATGTACAATTTCCATCCGGGTAGTCATGTGAAGCAAGGCGCCGATGTGGGAATTGACTTTATTTCCTCCATGTTGAATCGCTTGCTGAAACCGGCCCAGAAGACCACGGTCCTTCTGGAAACCATGGCAGGAAAAGGCTCCGAGGTGGGACGAACCTTTGAAGAAATCCGTGCCATTTTGGACCGGGTGGAACTGAAGGACAAGATGGGCGTTTGTCTGGATACTTGCCATGTTTTTGACGGTGGCTACGACATTGTGGACCATCTGGATGATGTTTTAGGGGAGTTTGACAAGGTGATTGGCCTGAATAAGCTTAAGGCGATTCATTTGAACGACAGCAAGAATCCTATGGGCAGCCATAAGGACCGTCATGAGGTCATTGGAGGCGGTTTTATTGGCTTGGAGGCCCTTGTAAGGGTTGTAAATCACAAAAGCCTGAGGGAATTGCCGTTTTATCTGGAAACTCCCAATGAATTGCCTGGGTATGCCGCTGAAATTAAGCTGATGCGGGAGAATTATCGTTAA
- a CDS encoding right-handed parallel beta-helix repeat-containing protein, with protein MMKRVFSLTAVFAMALHVSAFAVDNENVKGGVISGFLKKSESPYLVKETLVVPKGKALVVEPGVVVEFNDGTGLDVRGGSLAIMGQTNSPVVFKAKGTFWNGISVTGEKKTEIQDLQILNAEYGIAVENGSLDLKSVTIDSPDRIGLHVRNASVDAQWMTVSNGSNVGVWASENSKLKISSSNLNGNRMGLVVSEGADVNIQSTGIRQNDVGVFVQGDHQFSQRALVVEKNKIGLASQERPDPEFKNSVAKNNDRRLLRKTGMLESTLGDEPVNPYANAMVAMEAEANSEDGWKVSGNIVLDLGHHWVYMSHNRSDDMIVGEDTIYHGDRYKNYFQVPGLFANWIASVVMESPTGKTIEISTDVSSDKWNSFNVHSFQASYTDEYQKLVLGNLFANGGEISLAGINVLGASYELELFKNAFKKHMFELSGFVGEAQAPKVIGTRDRDMYNEYIDDGEAVAQKMVAGTKILWNIHRRFDGALGFIGSKDYMNDPFLRDGMADDVNTASPIIASRTLFAEGNWLVYPGDIKLNGQVAVGVADTANAAAIRAMNSVFTSAGLDASDFSLLNRLMKNPSAVNSLSQEQLESIFGDNSMMTVGDMKKKLQSLLAEAKARVKEFEPKDSRPSNPDFWNYKNWAIAGSFEWSNDNTFVEGYFKYVGAGYYSAGSPDMQQNTRLYGGNLKQKITDFWKLNFGYDINIENADDGNGGYNIIGFGEGEKWGVAGADGKWLKQHNQDENRTLYIHNGYLTNEFKILDNLSLSLKYGFDYRTRSTATRLYPSFEAASGIYEDSWFKPRSGKSTMSFVENGDTIRIDAERWEKYRELQDEDYLASMFEENLLKHTIDLAVTYKFPKNVLKVGGTWVYRTDLSKFGEDGLLDGFNFSNKTYGILGYYFHGGDYFEQRYPVSLTTTLDFIRNTVSVMPRYKIYNRDDMTEFEWTLSDNMTIPVVKDFLDVSLNGNFRQNFLDRTVDGEDLDEMEIDVDGAISLRFHHTASLFTDWTLGAVYDYRPDNRADQYKDFYAIVSLNYSF; from the coding sequence ATGATGAAAAGAGTTTTCTCTTTAACAGCTGTATTTGCAATGGCACTCCATGTGAGTGCTTTTGCTGTTGATAACGAAAACGTCAAGGGTGGCGTTATTAGCGGTTTTCTCAAGAAGAGCGAATCTCCTTATCTGGTGAAGGAGACTCTCGTTGTTCCTAAGGGAAAGGCCCTGGTTGTTGAGCCTGGCGTTGTTGTGGAATTTAATGACGGTACGGGCCTGGATGTCCGTGGCGGCTCTTTGGCTATTATGGGCCAGACCAATAGTCCGGTAGTCTTTAAGGCTAAGGGGACGTTCTGGAATGGTATTTCCGTAACGGGCGAAAAGAAAACGGAAATTCAGGACCTGCAGATTCTCAATGCCGAATATGGTATTGCTGTGGAAAATGGCTCCCTGGATTTAAAGTCCGTGACGATCGATAGTCCTGATCGTATAGGCCTTCATGTCCGTAATGCCTCCGTTGATGCTCAGTGGATGACTGTATCCAATGGTTCTAACGTAGGTGTTTGGGCTTCCGAAAATTCAAAGCTCAAGATTTCCAGTTCTAACTTGAATGGAAACCGCATGGGTCTGGTTGTTTCTGAAGGCGCCGATGTGAATATCCAGTCTACTGGCATTCGTCAGAATGATGTGGGTGTTTTTGTTCAGGGCGATCATCAGTTTTCCCAGCGCGCTCTTGTGGTGGAAAAGAATAAGATTGGCCTTGCTTCCCAGGAACGTCCTGATCCGGAATTCAAGAATTCAGTGGCCAAGAATAATGACCGCAGGCTTCTAAGAAAGACGGGAATGCTGGAGTCCACCTTGGGGGATGAACCTGTAAATCCCTATGCAAATGCCATGGTTGCCATGGAAGCCGAAGCAAATTCCGAAGATGGTTGGAAGGTTTCCGGTAACATTGTTCTAGACCTTGGACACCATTGGGTGTATATGTCTCACAATCGTTCCGACGATATGATTGTGGGCGAGGATACTATTTATCATGGCGACCGCTACAAGAATTATTTCCAGGTGCCGGGACTGTTTGCCAACTGGATTGCCAGCGTGGTAATGGAATCCCCTACGGGTAAGACGATTGAAATTTCTACGGATGTTTCCAGCGATAAATGGAATTCCTTTAACGTACATTCTTTCCAGGCATCTTACACCGATGAATACCAGAAGTTGGTTCTTGGTAATCTTTTTGCTAACGGTGGTGAAATTTCCCTGGCTGGTATTAACGTTCTTGGTGCGTCCTATGAACTTGAACTGTTCAAGAATGCTTTTAAGAAGCACATGTTTGAATTGTCTGGTTTTGTCGGTGAAGCTCAGGCTCCCAAGGTGATTGGTACCAGGGATCGTGACATGTATAACGAATACATTGACGATGGTGAAGCTGTTGCCCAGAAGATGGTGGCTGGTACCAAGATTCTCTGGAACATCCATCGTCGCTTTGATGGTGCTCTTGGATTTATCGGCAGTAAGGACTATATGAACGATCCGTTCCTGAGAGATGGCATGGCTGATGACGTCAATACTGCATCTCCCATCATTGCTTCCAGAACCTTGTTTGCCGAAGGCAACTGGCTTGTTTATCCGGGTGATATCAAACTGAATGGCCAGGTGGCTGTAGGTGTTGCCGATACTGCAAATGCTGCCGCGATTCGCGCCATGAATAGCGTGTTTACCAGCGCTGGCCTTGATGCTTCTGACTTCTCCTTGCTGAATCGCCTGATGAAGAATCCTTCTGCAGTGAATAGCTTGTCTCAGGAACAGCTGGAATCCATCTTTGGCGATAATTCCATGATGACTGTTGGTGATATGAAGAAGAAACTTCAGAGTCTTCTGGCTGAAGCGAAGGCTCGTGTGAAGGAATTTGAGCCTAAGGATTCCCGTCCTTCCAATCCGGATTTCTGGAATTATAAGAATTGGGCCATTGCTGGATCCTTTGAATGGTCTAACGATAATACCTTTGTTGAAGGTTATTTCAAGTATGTGGGTGCTGGTTATTATAGTGCTGGTTCTCCGGACATGCAGCAAAATACCCGCTTGTATGGTGGTAACTTGAAACAGAAGATTACGGACTTCTGGAAGCTGAACTTTGGCTATGACATCAACATCGAAAACGCAGACGATGGTAATGGCGGTTACAACATCATTGGCTTTGGTGAAGGTGAAAAGTGGGGCGTTGCGGGTGCTGATGGCAAGTGGCTGAAACAGCATAACCAGGACGAAAACCGTACCTTGTATATTCATAATGGTTACCTGACTAATGAATTCAAGATTCTTGATAATCTGTCTCTGTCCCTGAAGTATGGCTTTGATTATCGTACCCGTAGCACCGCTACAAGACTTTACCCCAGCTTCGAAGCTGCTTCCGGTATTTATGAGGACAGCTGGTTCAAGCCCAGATCTGGAAAGTCTACCATGTCCTTTGTGGAAAATGGTGACACGATTCGCATAGATGCCGAACGTTGGGAAAAGTATCGCGAATTGCAGGATGAAGATTATCTGGCTTCCATGTTTGAAGAAAATCTCCTGAAGCATACGATTGATCTTGCTGTGACTTACAAGTTCCCCAAGAATGTGCTGAAGGTGGGTGGTACCTGGGTTTATCGTACGGACCTGTCTAAATTTGGCGAAGATGGCTTGCTGGATGGTTTCAACTTCTCCAATAAGACTTATGGTATCCTCGGCTACTACTTCCATGGTGGCGACTACTTCGAACAGCGTTATCCTGTATCCTTGACGACTACTCTGGACTTCATTCGTAACACGGTCAGCGTGATGCCCCGTTACAAGATTTACAATCGTGACGACATGACTGAATTCGAATGGACTTTGTCTGATAACATGACTATCCCTGTGGTGAAGGACTTCCTGGATGTTTCCCTGAATGGAAACTTCCGCCAGAATTTCCTGGATAGAACAGTGGATGGTGAAGATCTGGATGAAATGGAAATTGACGTAGATGGCGCAATCTCCCTGAGATTCCATCATACTGCATCCTTGTTTACGGACTGGACTTTGGGCGCTGTCTATGATTACAGACCGGACAATCGTGCGGACCAGTACAAGGATTTCTACGCCATCGTTTCTTTGAATTATTCCTTCTAA